The following is a genomic window from Paenibacillus sp. FSL R5-0766.
ACAGTTACAGATGTAGAGGAAGATGCTTCTCTGCATGTACGAACCTATGGCGATGGCCCATCTGTAACAGCAGAACATGTTGTTGTAGCTTCTCATTTCCCTGTCTATGATCCCGGATTCTATTTCACGCGGTTACATGCGGAACGATCCTACGCCGTATTAGTCGAACCGGAGAAACCCTATGCCGGCGGCATGTACATCTCGGACGATACACCGTCCCGCTCCTTGCGTACCGTCTTACATGACGGTAAGGAACTTATCCTCTTTGGCGGCGAAAATCACAAAACCGGACAAGGCATCTGCACCTTCGGTCATTATGAACGACTCGAGCAGTTCGCAGCGGAGACATTTGGCATCCGCAACATCCCTTTTCGCTGGTCAGCCCAGGATCTGATCTCTATCGACAAGGTGCCCTACATCGGACCGATTACCGGAAGACATGAACGTGTCTATGTGGCGACCGGGTTTGCCAAATGGGGTATGACGACTGGTACAATGGCAGGACACATTCTTGCGGATCGCATCACTGGACGTGACAACCCTCATGCTGCCATATTCGATCCGGCAAGATTCAAGGCTGATCCTGGCATGAAACACTTTATTGTGGAAAATATGAATGTAGCCAAGGAATTAATCTCCGGTAAAGTAGGCATTGTGCACAAAAATGTTAGCGATATTGGTGAAGACGAAGGAGCTGTCGTTCGACATAATGGCAAACGGGCTGGTGCCTACAAAGACACCAGTGGCAAGCTGTTTCTCGTGGATACCACCTGCACCCATCTGGGGTGCGAAGTCGAATGGAACGAGGGCGAGCGTTCGTGGGATTGCCCATGCCATGGTTCCCGCTTCAATTATGCAGGCCATGTGATTGAGGGCCCTGCTGTGGAAGACCTTAAAGTTCTGGATGCACAAGAATAACCGACATTTAGCGATTCACCTGTAAACCAAAGAAACCAAAGTTCATCTCACAGACCGGATCGGAATCCGCCTTCAGACGGAAGCAACCGATCCGGTTTTTGCGTATGCTGAATTATATAGCTAAACAGACAGCCTCGGCTAAGTATTCGCATTAAACGAACTTATGATCGATAAATCGTGATACGGAACTATTTTAAAGTCACTACCTTGCATTAAACAGTACTGGATGCTATGATGACTTCACCACTACTGAACAATATACACTAGCTATAAATGAAGCTACGAAGGAGGAACCTGTGTGAATGTGAACATCCAGTTCAAAAAAGGAGTATTGGAGCTGTGCGTCCTGGTATTAATTAACCGCCAGGATCGGTATGGCTACGAACTGGCTCAGGCGGTCTCCAAACATATCGAAGTTGCTGAAGGTGCACTGTATCCCTTGCTTCGCCGGCTTGTGAATGACGGTTACTGCACCACCTACCTGCAAGAATCAAGCGAAGGACCGCCGCGCAAGTATTACCGACTATCCGATACAGGTCGCGATTACATGACGGCACTGACAACAGAATGGAATGAATTTGTGCGCAATGTCGCAAATCTGATTGAGGAAGGAATCCCTAATGAATAGACAACAATTTATGAAAGCCATGGAAGTTCATCTACGGCCGATGGACCCGTTCGAAAGGGCTGAGTTGCTCGCCGACTATGATCAACATTTCGAGCTTGGACTACGAGAAGGCCGGCTGGAAGAAGAGATTGCTCGGGAACTGGGACACCCGGAAGAGATCGCCAAGGAAGCACTCGGTGATCGTTATGACATTCATACGCCGGGTTCAGATGCGTTCTATGCACCGACGTATCGCGAAATGCGGTCACCTAGAAACAGCACCAGAGCCACTCGCAAATTTTTCACAGCCATCGGCCTGTTATTCCTGAATCTGATTCTTGGCATTCCTCTTGGTCTCATGATGTGGTCGGTATGGCTTGTTATTGCCAGCCTTTCCTTGCTGGTATTGGCTCCTGTGGCAGCAGTTGTGGACTTTGTATTCCTGGGGCAACTCGATAAACCGGAAATTTTCGTTGCGATTGGCGCTTTCGGTGTCGGCATTTTGTTTGCTATCACATCGAAGTATGTCTTTAGAGCCTTCAAAATCGTCACTCTTCAATATATTAGATGGAATAAAAACACGATGAAAGGAGATGTTTCCGCATGAGTACCAAAAAATGGCTTGCACTCGCCGTGATATGTATCGGAATAGGTTTACTTGGTACATCCATCTATGGCGTTCAGTTCGGGGATGAACGGGAGCATTATTCTAAACGATGGGATTTCAAAGCAGATGAATTGCAGAACATTATCATGAATGCTAATTTCAGTGCAGATATTGAATTTGTTGTAAGCCCGGATTCGAATGGTTATATCGAAGTGGATGGCAAATGGGACTCTGCCGTAGTCAAAAGCTTCGAACAAGCCACTTTATCCAACGGCACATTCCAACTGTCTCAGACAGAACGTGAACGATTACAATTTTTCACCCTGTATTGGAATGATCAAGACTCCACAATAACTGTGGCCCTGCCCGAAGGACACCAATTAAATGAGGTTAAGCTGGATTCTTCTTCAAGTGACTGGGATCTGACAGGTTTAAATGCCAATCAGCTTGAGCTGAACACCACCTCAGGTTCCATACGTCTGGAAAACATCAAGGCGCCCAATATTGAATTGGTTCTAACTTCGGGTGACATTAACGCTTCCATGATCAATGGAGACATGACCGTGAAACAGACATCCGGAAGCTTCACGGCAGATCAGATTGCCGGTCAAGTGAACAGTAAGATTAAATCAGGAGATATTGAGATCACTGAATTAAACGGTGCAGCCGATGTTCAATTCACTTCGGGTAGCATTCATATTGAACAGTCCCATCCTGCCCCGATTAATGCGTCTGGAACATCAGGAGATATTTTCATTCAAGCTGCACCTGATTTTGACGGAATCTATGACGCTAAGGCTACTTCCGGAAGTGTAGATGTACCTGAATCGCCAATGGTGAGCCGGGAAGTGATCAAGGCCCGTACTTCTTCTGGCAGCATCGAGATTACCAAATAGTGATGAAGCAAATTTCCGAACTGTGGGTAATATAGTATAATCAGATGCCAGTCCAATTCTAAGGAGGAATTACCCACATGGAACTTAAAAATAAAACAGCGATCATCACAGGTGCTGGTAAAGGTATCGGACGTGCGATTGCTGAGGCACTTGCCAAAGAAGGTGTGCACCTTGGCCTTATTGCACGTACCGCTTCCGATCTTCAGGCTCTGCAACAGTCACTTAGTCAAGAATACGGTGTAAAAGTAACCAGTGCTGTAGCAGATATCTCGGATCGCACGCAGGCGGAAGCCGCTGTAGCAGCCATCGAGATGGAACTCGGTGCGGTGGATATCCTTATCAATAATGCGGGGATCGGAAAGTTCGGGACGTTCATGGAGATGGAGCCGGAAGAGTGGGAGCGCATCCTGCAGGTGAACGTTATGGGTACATATTACGTTACACGCGCTGTCCTTCCGAGCATGATCAAGGAAAGTAGCGGCAGCATTATCAATATTGCTTCCACTGCAGGTGAACGCGGATTCGCTACAGGTTCGGCATACTGTGCATCCAAGTTTGCACTACTCGGCATGACCGAATCTCTGATGCAGGAAGTGCGTAAGTCCAACATTCGTGTGACAGCACTGACTCCAAGCACCGTTAATACGGAGCTTGCGACCAATGCCGGACTGAAAATTGGCGACGAAGATCGCATGATGCAAGCGGAAGATGTAGCTGAACTTGCACTCGCAACGCTCAAGCTGTCCGACCGTGTCTTTGTCAAAGCAGCAGGCATCTGGACGACTAATCCGCAATAGACAGAGGCTGCTGATCATTCTACGGAATCTCTCGCACCTTATTGTGCTCTTTTGCAGGAAATGAGAAACGTAACGAATCTCTGCGACGTTATTTCGCCAGAAGTCTGTGGAATGTAGCCAAATTACACACACAGCAGTGAAATAAAGCGTCTGAGATTCGTTACATCTCGAGATCTGCTTAGAATCATCTAATAGGGCTCGCTCAGTTCGTTAGAAATATAAAAGGACGTTTCCCATTGTACATGTATGCAGGTTCGCATGTTCATGACTTGGGAGCCGTCCTTTTTGTATTTTACAAATGATCCAGACCCAATTCTTTGGACACCGCAATGAGCACCACCGCAGGCTCCTCACCGATATTGGTCACTTCATGGGGCACGATCGCATTCCAGGTAAACGAATCACCCACTTCAAGAATTTCCACATCTTCGCATTGCTCCGCACGAATCTTGCCCTGCAACACCAGATGGCTTTCCTCTCCGGCATGTTTGCTCACCCCGGTCGAAGCACCCGGCGGTAACTCCACAATGGACATACGCATTGCACCTTTGGCTGTAAGCTGCTGCACTTTGATCTGTCCGCTTCCGGCTGTCGTCTCCTTGCGCTCGTTCTTACGTACCACATTCATCCGTTGCTCCGGTGTCAGCAGCAAATAAGGAAGTGGCACTTCCAGATAATCCGCAATACTTTCAAGCGTAGCAATGGAAGGTGACGTTTTGTTGTTTTCCACGTTGCTGATAAAACCTTTGGACAAACCGGTTCCCTCGCACATCTGCATGATCGTAATCTGTTTCTGTTTGCGGATCGTACGAATAGCCAAGCCAATATCCATATTGCGTCCCTCCCCTTCTATTGATCTATATAAGACACCAGACGTAAGCTTAGCTACTTCAGGTTATCTATTCGGCGCTTGTCTCAACAAATATAATCCGATTGCCAAACGGATCTGTCACGGTCATTTCTCTTGATTGCCATGGGGTCTCCTCTATACCGGGTCTCGCATTTTTGTACTCTTTCTGACGAAGTGCACCATGGAATGTATCCAAGTTATCTGTTTCCACGCGCAAGGCAGCTCCAGGTGTACAATCTCCATGATGTTCGGATAAATGAATCACGATGGAATCGAGTGAAATCTGCATATATAAGGGCATATCTTGCTCAAATCGATGTTCCCAATCCAATTGGAAACCGAGGTATTCAAGGTAAAACTCTCTAGCTTTATTTTCATCAAATATTCTCAAAATAGGCACGATACTCTTTAACATCCTGATCACGTCCTCGGGAATAAGATATGAACCATGCGCAGCGGCATTTATTGTAGAACCATTCAAGATTTTTTATAAACAACATATATTCATCATACAAAAAAAGTATTGACCCTACAATGAAACCATGATAAATTTTGTTCATAAATAAGAATATTTATTTCATATTGGTGAACTTTATTGTCAGAAAAGATATATTTAACTCATTCCTCTTCAGGTGGTGTTTTCAATGAATTCTCCTTATATACATGAAGTCCGATTACCGTCTCATTACAATCCAGATCAACGTTATCCTGTCATTTTCGCCTTACATGGCATGGGGTCAGATGAACAGGATATGCTTCGTTTAATGGAGCCTATGCAGTCTGATTTTATTATTGTTGCCATCCGTGGGCCTATCGTTCAGGGTAGTGGTTATGCTTATTTTCAGATTAAAAGCATTGGCAACCCCATCCGTGAATTGTATGATGCCTCCGTTCAGGGACTGCAACAATTGATTGTTGATCTGTCTGCCAAATATGCTATTGATCCCACACGGCGTTATATCGCCGGATTCAGCCAGGGCGCCATTATGGCGATGACTTTATCGCTGATTATGGGAGATGCAATTAAAGGCATTGTAGCGATGAGTGGGTACATCCCGCAATTTGTGAAAGACGAGTACAAGCTGCAACCCGATTCGGAGCTGTCTGTGTTCATCTCGCATGGGGATCAGGATCATCTATTCCCGCTGCAACTGGGGGAATATAACGCCAATTTCTTCCGTCAACATACCAATCACGTCACATATGTACCTTACAACGGTGGGCACCAAGTGACCCCCGATCTATATCAACAATTTCAACACTGGCTTCGGACGGATGCAAATCTGACTACCGAGGACTCGAAAGGACTGAATTCATAATGATGCCATCCCTGTTTGTTGCTCACGGTGCCCCATCACTGGCACTGGAGGAGAATGTGTACACTGAATTTTTGCAGAAACTTGGACAGGAACTGCCGAAACCCAAAGCAATTGTATTGTTCTCTGCTCACTGGGAATCCACAACTCAGCTTGTATCCTCGGTAGCCAACTATGAGACCATTTATGATTTCGGCGGTTTCCAGCCAGAGCTGTACCAGATCAAGTATCCAGCTCAAGGACAGGCAGAGACCACAGCCGAGGTGGAGCGTTTATTCACAGAAGCCGGGATTCCGGTACAAACGGATGACGTTCGTGGCCTGGATCACGGCGCTTGGGTCGTTCTGCGCCTGCTCTACCCAGATGCGGATATTCCCGTAGTCGCCTTGTCCGTGAATCGCTATCTGACAGGTGAGCAGCAATATCAGGTCGGACAAGCGCTCGCTTCCTTGCGTGAGCAAGACATTCTCGTCATTGGCAGCGGCGGAACCGTCCACAATCTACGTCGATTGAACTGGGAAAGTGACGGCGTTGACCCGTGGGCATCGGAGTTCGACAACTGGTTACATGACAAGCTGGTGAGTTGGGATACGGAGTCTCTCTTCTCCTATGATAAACTGGCACCTTCAGCTCAAGCCGCCGTGCCTACGCCGGAGCATTTTGTACCGCTGTTACTCGCCATGGGTGCGGGAGATCAGAACAAGCAGGCATCGCTCCTGTTCAAAGCCTATCAGTATGGCAATCTGAGCTTGTCCTGTTGGAAGTTTGAATAAAGAGGACGATGTAAAACGAACTAAAGTATTTACACTCGTTACTCCGATGACAGAACAACCTTCCGATCGCTGTTATCCCCAGATTTTTTTATTTACTTTATATAAAGGTGAAAATCTGGGGATAAAGGCGAACACTTCGCTTCTTCAGGTTATTTCTGCCCTCTACGTTTTCGTGTAAAAGATTAGTTTCATTTATAAAGTAGATAAATAACTAGCGTGAGTTACAGGGAATGCCCCTGTTACTCACGCTTTATTTGTTGTTACCGCCTTTAAATGATGAGACCATCGGAGCATGTAAGACAAAACTCTAGTTTCTTGTGTGCTTTTCCGGATTATAACTATAATATGAGGTGAAATCAGGCACAGTTTGCTCGCTTATCACTCACCATATTATCTGAATAGCTCATACGGAGGGAATTGGATGCCAGAACAGCGTATATATGAATTGATGGATGAACTGGATATGTTGCTGGAGGAGAAGGTACAGGATGAGGAAAACCGGGAGCTCTTGGAGGCATATCGCGAGTTTGAAGGCGTGACGGATGAGCAGCTCGACGCATTCGAGCAGGAACATGGTGTTCGTTTGCCCACTGATTTTTGTGCATTCTACAAACGAAAAAACGGCAGTGGATATGGCTTTCACGTGTTGTATCCAAGTCTTGAGGAAGGACGGGAATCCGAGCCATTTTACCTGTTATCCCTGGAGAAGATTCAAAAGGAGCAGTCCACGCTGGTGGAGAACCGCATGGATGATTATTTTACCGAAGAAGAGATCCGTGAGCTTGATCCTCGAATCAAACCCTACCTTTTTCAAAAGAAATGGATCACGTTTGGCAAGCTTGGAGGCGGTTCACTGTATCTGATGTTCGATTTTGATCCGACAGAGCAAGGAACCGTCGGGCAGATTATTATGTAAGTACATGATCCGGATTTTGTATATTATGTCGCTGGGACGTTTACGGAACTGTTGGAACAATCCAACCGCAATTTACGTGCCTTGGAGGCTATCGAGTACTGAGTTGCACATGGTGATATGACCTTTTTTGCATAATGCTGGGATATGTCAAAGCGGTTATAATAACATTTAGTGGAAATGCACATGCTGTATAGATAAGACTGCCTTTTCTACACCTAATACATTGATCTGGGAGGAACATACGAAGTGGCTGAACAACCGAAGTCTGAGAGCTTTATGTCTCTCATCAAAAAAGGAAACACATCCTCCGCCGTAGCGATGGCAGGTAATGCCGTACTTGCTGTGTGCAAAGGGGGAGCCTTCCTATTCAGTGGCAGTGGCGCCATGTTCGCTTCGGCGATGCATTCACTCGCTGATGCCATTAACCAAGGGTTTGTCTTTGTCGGAAGTGTGTTGTCCGAGAAAAAACCTACACGCCGCTTCCCGACCGGATTCGGACGGGTCATTAACATTTTCTGCATGATCGCCGTTATTGTTGTTACCATTATGGCGTATGAAACGATCCATGAAGGTATCCATCTTTTGCAGCATCCTGTTGGTCATACCGGCGGTCTCTGGATCAACATCGGAGTGCTTGTTCTGAACATTGTCATTGACGGGGCCATTCTGATCAAAGCCATGAAGGAAATTCTAAAAGAAGCACGCGCACCCAAAGCCGCCGGATTTGCCTTGGTCCCTGCTGCCATCAAAAACGTAGGCCGTGCTGCGCCACCAACCCGTCTCGTATTCTACGAAGATGTTGTAGCAGTACTCGGTGCGACACTCGCCTTGATCTCCGTTGTAGTCATTGCATTGACCAATTTTGCATTGCTCGATGGCATTGTGACAACGATTATTGGATGTCTGATGATCGCTGTAGCCTTCCGTGTCGGTTACGATAATATGATCGGATTGATCGGTGTAGCGGCTCCCCAAGATATTGAGGACAAAGTGTCCCAGACTATTCTCGCAGACACACACGTTGCTGACATTCAGATGATGCGTATCATTCAGGAAGGCCGTTATTATCATGTCGAAGGTCTGATTGAACTGACCAAAGGACTCAGTCTTGCCGATGCGGATGACATCAAGTTCCGTATTCAGGAGAAACTGATGACAAACCCCGACATCGCCGACGCTGCCATCTCCATTATTGAGGATGACGGTGTGAACAGCTGGGGCAAGAAACATTCAGATGTAGTGAAATAACGAGCTTCGTTTTGATGACTCAGCTTTACCATTCAGTAGTTGCTCAATTTAAGTTTAACTGTTGACTAAACAGTCAACGAATCGTATATTGTTAGTAACAGATCTCGCCCGCACCTCTGCTTATGCATGTGGAACAGGGCGAGACATTTTTGCGTTATGGGGGTATTTTCCTTGCCAGATGATGTTCAAACTACGTGAAATGAAAGCGCCTACTACATATGAAGAACAACTCGAAAAGTTTAAAAACCGAAAAATGACAATTGAAAATGATGTAGAAGCAATTTCAATCCTGAAACGCATTCACTATTACAGGTTTACTGCATATGCCTTAACTTTTAAACAGGATACCTCGGACAACTACATTGAAGGAACGACTTTCAACAAAGTGTATAAGCATTATTTGTTTGATGCAGCCCTTAGAAATCACTTTATGAAGATTGTCGAGTACATCGAGATTGCCTTAAGATCACAAATTTCATACAAGCTCGCCCACAAGTACGGTGCTCTTGGATATACGAATGCCGCTAATTTTTCTAAAATTCAATTTCACCAACGTTTTATGGAGGATTTGCAAAAATGCATTCAAAAACAGCACAAAGAAGTGCTTATTGCTCATCATAGAGAGAATTACCAAGATAGATATCCTATCTGGGCGGCTTTTGAAGTCAGTACAATTTCTATGATGTCCTCACTCTATAAAAATCTAAAAACGTCTGACAAGAAGTCTATTGATCGAGAATACTACCCTTCTCCAAACATAAGTTATAGGGAACTTGAGAACTGGTTCCACGTCTTAACTGTTTTTAGGAATAGATGTGCTCACTACAGCAGACTTTTTAATTATAGAATCCCTGTTACCATAAGATACACACGAAATGATGAATTATTAGGCTTAGACAAAGCCTTTCTTTTTGGAGCTATCTACAATGCGAAGTACCTGATAAAGGATAGAACAATCTGGGATAGTTGGGTGACTGAGCTATCCTCATTAATCGAAGCTTACACTATAGTTGATATATCCCTTTTGGGATTCCCTACAAACTGGGAGCATCTGCTACGAAAGCAATGATAATTCTCTCTTGCAACATGCAAGCCTAAATCACATTTTTCTGTGTAACTTGTTCACCACCGTTTGGCACAGATTGTTTGCATGAAAAAACGACTGAGTATCTTTCGTACCTAGACTTAGGTCTAGGTTCACTTTAACTCCAAAGACGGAGGATAGACTTTTCCAGTTCATGGTATGCTGTGAGTAACGAAAGTATTGCTCTACATACAACCGTTCGGAAAATTGATCTTGTATTAAGAAGGAGAGATATTATGGCTAAACGTACGATCCTTGCGCCTGTTCTCATTTTGCTGGGCGTGTACCTGATTCTGAACCAGGGAGGTTCACTCGGTCCAGGTACAATCTTCGCTACATTCTGGCCCACGTTGTTCGTGATTCCGCTCGGGCTGTTCTTCCACTGGCTGTACTTCTCCATGATTGGCAGAGGGGTTGGACTGCTGGTTCCTGGTGGACTGCTGCTCACCGTCGGTATCGTCTGTCAGATCGCCATGTTGTTCAACAACTGGAGTACGATGTGGCCGGGCTTCATTCTGGCTGTTGCTGTTGGTTTGTTCGAATTGTATTGGTTCGGTGGTCGGAACAAATGGTTACTGATCCCCATCAACATTCTAACAGTTATATCGTTGCTGTTCTTCGCTGTGATGTCGATTGGCACGATGCTGAGCAGCTTGAGCTTTATCCAACCGTTCGTGGCGATTGTGCTGATTATGGGTGGGGCATGGATCATGGTGGGTCGCAAAAAGCGCATGTAGTGGCAATTTATAAGATGAATGGGGTGCGATTAACTGAGTCACTGCGGTGACAGAACAACTTCTGATCGCTGTTATCCCCGGATTTTTTTGAATCCCATCTGGAATGGGAAAATCCGGGGATAAAGGCGAGCGCTTCGCTTCTTCAGTTTTTTCTGTCCCCTCCGTTAACGTGTGATCTTTAATGATCATCTTTTATGGCACTTCAAGCGCTATTGCTCTAAAGTAGGTAAAAAAAGGGGTGCTGCTCGTCATCAATTGATATGACGAGCAGCACCCCTTTTTGTTTTTTTTCAGAATCTAACGAACTGTGCACACGTTATTGGCGGTTATTTACTGTGCATTTTAAACTCCAGGAACAGGTCGTTATAATGCGAGAGCATTTTTTTACCCAGATTATCGTAGACCTCCAGCTTACCTGTCAGGGTCTCGTCCGGATAGAAGCGTTCATCCTCGGAGATATCCCCTGGCAGCAGCTTAAGTGCCTCGGCGTTCGGTGTGGAATACCCGACATACTCCGCATTGCGAGCGGCATGATCAGGGTCCAGCATGAAGTTGATAAACTGGTGTGCCCCTTCAATATTACTCGCCGTCTTCGGGATAACCATGTTATCGAACCAGAGGTTCGAGCCTTCTTCTGGCACCATGTAATCCAGCTTGTCGTTCTCATCCATAATCTCGGATGCATCCCCGGACCATACAAGTCCAACTGCCGCTTCCTCGTTCGCAAGCAGCATCTTGATCTCGTCTCCGACAATTGCTCTGACGTTAGGCGTCAGTGTAGACAGCTTCTTCAGCGCTTCTTGCAAATGGTCTTCGTTGGTATCGTTCAGGGAATACCCAAGACTGTTTAATCCCATCCCAATGACTTCGCGTGCCCCGTCAAGGAGAAGGATTTGATTTTTCAGACGTGGGTCCCACAGGTCGTTCCAGCTATCAAACGTCAACCCATCCACCAGTTCGGGATTGTACACAACCCCCACCGTTCCCCAGAAATACGGGATGGAATACTTGTTACCTTCATCAAAGGACAAGTCCAAGAACCGCGGATCGATGTTATTCAGGTTAGTCAGTTTGCTGTGATCAATTGGAACGAGCAGGTCTTCTTCTTTCATTTTGCTAATCGCATATTCGGAAGGGATCGCCACATCAAACGTGGTTCCCCCCTGCTCAATCTTGGTCAGCATCGCTTCATTGGAATCAAACGTCTGATAGATAACCTTAATGCCTGTCTCATCCTCAAATTCCTTGAGCAGATCGGGGTCGATATAATCGCCCCAGTTATAGATAGTCAGCGTGTTGCCGCCAGAATACCCCTGACTCTTGTTCAGATACGAAGCCAGGATCATCAGGGCAAACGCGGCCACAAAAACAAGTGCAAATGTCCGTACCAGTTGCTTCATGGTCGCAGCCCCTTTCCTCCGGGAGGTATCCGTGTTGCACGGCGGTTAATGAAGTAATATCCGACCACCAGCAGCACCGTGAGCAGGAATAGCAGGGTAGACAAAGCATTGATGGACAACGAAACGCCCTGCCTTGCTCTGGAGTATATCTCTACCGAGAGTGTGGAGTATCCATTACCTGTGACAAAGAATGTTACTGCAAAATCATCGAGTGAGTACGTCAAAGCCATGAAGAATCCGGCAAAAATACCTGGTTTCACGTATGGCAACACCACACGCGTCAGAATCTGCCAGGAACCAGCGCCCAGATCGCGTGCCGCATCCATCAATGTTGGGCTCATCTCTTGCAGCTTTGGCAGCACCATGATCACGACAATGGGTACACTGAACGCAATATGAGACAGCAAGACCGAAGTGAAGCCCAGTTTGATGCCAATCATGGTGAACAAGA
Proteins encoded in this region:
- a CDS encoding FAD-dependent oxidoreductase — encoded protein: MSDNQQPKTGLPPVPESLWRATHEFDSYPKLTEDITADVAIIGAGIAGITTAYLLAQTGMRVVVLEAGKVLDGTTGHTTAKVSAQHGVIFDEIMHHFGQEQARMYYEGNADAAKWMRNLVKEKQIDCQWAEEDAYVYIQSEENIKKLEIELTAYGKLNIPGEWVDPLPIPVPARAGIRMPGQARYDPLAYLHYLLDSAVKQGVQIYEHTTVTDVEEDASLHVRTYGDGPSVTAEHVVVASHFPVYDPGFYFTRLHAERSYAVLVEPEKPYAGGMYISDDTPSRSLRTVLHDGKELILFGGENHKTGQGICTFGHYERLEQFAAETFGIRNIPFRWSAQDLISIDKVPYIGPITGRHERVYVATGFAKWGMTTGTMAGHILADRITGRDNPHAAIFDPARFKADPGMKHFIVENMNVAKELISGKVGIVHKNVSDIGEDEGAVVRHNGKRAGAYKDTSGKLFLVDTTCTHLGCEVEWNEGERSWDCPCHGSRFNYAGHVIEGPAVEDLKVLDAQE
- a CDS encoding PadR family transcriptional regulator yields the protein MNVNIQFKKGVLELCVLVLINRQDRYGYELAQAVSKHIEVAEGALYPLLRRLVNDGYCTTYLQESSEGPPRKYYRLSDTGRDYMTALTTEWNEFVRNVANLIEEGIPNE
- a CDS encoding DUF1700 domain-containing protein, encoding MNRQQFMKAMEVHLRPMDPFERAELLADYDQHFELGLREGRLEEEIARELGHPEEIAKEALGDRYDIHTPGSDAFYAPTYREMRSPRNSTRATRKFFTAIGLLFLNLILGIPLGLMMWSVWLVIASLSLLVLAPVAAVVDFVFLGQLDKPEIFVAIGAFGVGILFAITSKYVFRAFKIVTLQYIRWNKNTMKGDVSA
- a CDS encoding DUF4097 family beta strand repeat-containing protein — encoded protein: MSTKKWLALAVICIGIGLLGTSIYGVQFGDEREHYSKRWDFKADELQNIIMNANFSADIEFVVSPDSNGYIEVDGKWDSAVVKSFEQATLSNGTFQLSQTERERLQFFTLYWNDQDSTITVALPEGHQLNEVKLDSSSSDWDLTGLNANQLELNTTSGSIRLENIKAPNIELVLTSGDINASMINGDMTVKQTSGSFTADQIAGQVNSKIKSGDIEITELNGAADVQFTSGSIHIEQSHPAPINASGTSGDIFIQAAPDFDGIYDAKATSGSVDVPESPMVSREVIKARTSSGSIEITK
- a CDS encoding 3-ketoacyl-ACP reductase, which encodes MELKNKTAIITGAGKGIGRAIAEALAKEGVHLGLIARTASDLQALQQSLSQEYGVKVTSAVADISDRTQAEAAVAAIEMELGAVDILINNAGIGKFGTFMEMEPEEWERILQVNVMGTYYVTRAVLPSMIKESSGSIINIASTAGERGFATGSAYCASKFALLGMTESLMQEVRKSNIRVTALTPSTVNTELATNAGLKIGDEDRMMQAEDVAELALATLKLSDRVFVKAAGIWTTNPQ
- a CDS encoding XRE family transcriptional regulator yields the protein MDIGLAIRTIRKQKQITIMQMCEGTGLSKGFISNVENNKTSPSIATLESIADYLEVPLPYLLLTPEQRMNVVRKNERKETTAGSGQIKVQQLTAKGAMRMSIVELPPGASTGVSKHAGEESHLVLQGKIRAEQCEDVEILEVGDSFTWNAIVPHEVTNIGEEPAVVLIAVSKELGLDHL
- a CDS encoding glyoxalase superfamily protein, with amino-acid sequence MLKSIVPILRIFDENKAREFYLEYLGFQLDWEHRFEQDMPLYMQISLDSIVIHLSEHHGDCTPGAALRVETDNLDTFHGALRQKEYKNARPGIEETPWQSREMTVTDPFGNRIIFVETSAE
- a CDS encoding alpha/beta hydrolase-fold protein, yielding MNSPYIHEVRLPSHYNPDQRYPVIFALHGMGSDEQDMLRLMEPMQSDFIIVAIRGPIVQGSGYAYFQIKSIGNPIRELYDASVQGLQQLIVDLSAKYAIDPTRRYIAGFSQGAIMAMTLSLIMGDAIKGIVAMSGYIPQFVKDEYKLQPDSELSVFISHGDQDHLFPLQLGEYNANFFRQHTNHVTYVPYNGGHQVTPDLYQQFQHWLRTDANLTTEDSKGLNS
- a CDS encoding class III extradiol ring-cleavage dioxygenase, which codes for MMPSLFVAHGAPSLALEENVYTEFLQKLGQELPKPKAIVLFSAHWESTTQLVSSVANYETIYDFGGFQPELYQIKYPAQGQAETTAEVERLFTEAGIPVQTDDVRGLDHGAWVVLRLLYPDADIPVVALSVNRYLTGEQQYQVGQALASLREQDILVIGSGGTVHNLRRLNWESDGVDPWASEFDNWLHDKLVSWDTESLFSYDKLAPSAQAAVPTPEHFVPLLLAMGAGDQNKQASLLFKAYQYGNLSLSCWKFE
- a CDS encoding SMI1/KNR4 family protein, translating into MPEQRIYELMDELDMLLEEKVQDEENRELLEAYREFEGVTDEQLDAFEQEHGVRLPTDFCAFYKRKNGSGYGFHVLYPSLEEGRESEPFYLLSLEKIQKEQSTLVENRMDDYFTEEEIRELDPRIKPYLFQKKWITFGKLGGGSLYLMFDFDPTEQGTVGQIIM
- a CDS encoding cation diffusion facilitator family transporter, encoding MAEQPKSESFMSLIKKGNTSSAVAMAGNAVLAVCKGGAFLFSGSGAMFASAMHSLADAINQGFVFVGSVLSEKKPTRRFPTGFGRVINIFCMIAVIVVTIMAYETIHEGIHLLQHPVGHTGGLWINIGVLVLNIVIDGAILIKAMKEILKEARAPKAAGFALVPAAIKNVGRAAPPTRLVFYEDVVAVLGATLALISVVVIALTNFALLDGIVTTIIGCLMIAVAFRVGYDNMIGLIGVAAPQDIEDKVSQTILADTHVADIQMMRIIQEGRYYHVEGLIELTKGLSLADADDIKFRIQEKLMTNPDIADAAISIIEDDGVNSWGKKHSDVVK